TCTTCTGGAAACTTTTTGAGTGCTATCGAATTTTTTCCTAATTGTTGTGATGTGGAAGTATAATTACCTGGTCTTGGTGTTATTTTGATTAGCTAAGTTTATTAGAGATTATAATCAGCGATACATTGTAAGCCATGCCCTTGTGTTCTAAGTGGTCTTTACGAAGTACATAATGTTAAAGGCTGTCCCCCTCCCCTCCCCAAATCCCCACCCGTCTCAAATTGTTAGTGTCCTAGGTTCAAATAAAGCATCCAATTAGCTAATATTCGGTGCacattgtttttcctttttcccttAAAAAAATCTAAATAAAAAAAGGAGTTGTGAGGATAGGATGATTTCTAATTTCGGTAAGCTTGATCATGCGaggaatatatttttttaatttattttaaagacGTTACTCAATAATTTGGCAAgcctttgtttcttttcttagGCTTGTATATTATATTAGGCTGGATCAGTATTCCTAATGGGTGGTACAATCTAAAGGTGTGTTAGAATGCTATGAATTTCTTCTAATTGAGCTTTCTTTTCAAGCTTCAATGTGAAATTCAACAGAAAGAGGAGATTGGTGTGCCTAGATAACTAAGTATATTTTCCATGGAAATTTCTAGGAAGCAAATTTTGCGGATACATTACCTGATCTGCCTCTATGAATAAAATCTTACATCACCTACCATTTTTGTGTTACATAATTCAAATGTTTTAACTCTGCatttttttcttctgttttccGGTCAACCTTGAGCAGGTCAACAGACGGGCATATTTGTTATCTCTTACTTCAATCTTGTTTTATGTTTGTCAACAGCATTTTCTGAGTGGAAGTGGCATTAACAGAAACAAGGGAATGATTGAGCAGTTGCAAAGATATGGAGTAATAAAATCAAAGAAAGTAACAGAAATAATGGAAACTGTTGATAGGGGTTTGTTTGTACCTGAGGGTACTCCCGCTTACATTGATAGCCCCATGAGTATAGGTTACAATGCCACTATCTCAGCTCCTCATATGCATGCTATGTGTCTCGAATTATTGGAGGACAGGTTGCAGCCTGGCATGCATGCTCTGGATGTCGGTTCAGGTAATTGTCTAATGAGCTCACTTGTTTCTGCAAATTAATTGGGGGATATCAGTATTTCTTTGAAAACGAGTATATAGGTGTCAAAATGCACGGGTAGAGACAGCAGAAGCCTAAGATATCATTCCTTTTGCGCAAATAATAAGAGGTTCCTTGGTAATAACTCAATCAAAATAGTAGATAGCtgatatttaattttaaatatgagaacaattcaagagcACATATTTATTAGTTTTAAACATAGAAGACATAATTCCATTGCTCTAATTTGGGACCTTAGGATATATTTTGACTCTATCCGTCAAACATTCAGCTGTCCAAGTTATGATAGAATTGTGCTCTCCCAGGAATAAATGTGATACTTAGAGAACTCCCTAAGGGGGGACGGACATTCTCATAATTTGCGTGGTTTTTATGCACTCAGTGAGAGATTGTTAGCAGCTTGTTGGTTCTCAATATTCTGGACGTGGTTGTTTTTGTTTCCCTAGGTCAATAGCTTGTGACGTATGAGCATGTATCAACACCATCAGTGGATTGAAAATGTGACCAGTTTTTGCTGCGCAACTTTTCTCTCATTAAGTTCCTTGTATTGTGGTTGCTTGTCAAACGGATGCCATCTAGCAGAGCATTACAGTTCGGTGTAGTATCAACTCTACACTTGTGCTATGAGCTCCTTGGatcttaaaataaaaaataacctCCAATCCAATGGGGGAAATACTAGTTTCAGAAGAATGTTAATCGTTTTGCATGATTGGCCTGTCCAGGTGAACAGTTAATAGCTTGTGTAGATATCTTATGTAGGtatcaaaaatttattttatgttaggaAAATCATTGGGTATTTGATGGGTTGGAATTAGACAGAAGTGAAAGAATCAATCTAGGATTGGGTTAGAGGAAGAGGATAATGTTGACTTATAGATTGAAGCAAGATTTTTGGTGTTTCTGTGTTGCTCTGAATGAAGAGTTGGTCTTTCTGTACTTTCTTTTTAATGGATAAGTTCTTCCTGTATTAACTATAAGTGAGTGTTTCATTTACCATGAGCTTTTGAGAAGTCATTTTTACGTAATGACgagatttttcttcaaggtaGCTTTTATTTCACTAGTAGAAATGTTTTCTGTAACCATAGCTCTTATTTGGAGTTTTAGAGAGAGAACTGATAAATTAATCAAACGTGTGGTTTGCAAAATTTGGAACTTTCATACTTGCCTTTGtctcgaaaaagaaaaagaaaaagatttggAACTTTCATGCCATTGTTAACAGATATTTATTTTCTCTTATGAAACACATCAGGAGATACTGACAAGCTTTTAGAATCTATTCTTGTTGGGTTGTAAGCAATGAAATCCTATCTATAGGGATTAAAGAATAGTTGATTGATTGAATGAATGAAGGATGACCTTTTCTTGTCAAAGCTAATAGCTTTGTTTCGTGTAGGAACTGGGTATCTCACAGCATGTTTTGCTCTGATGGTTGGACCACAAGGTCGAGCTGTTGGTGTGGAGCATATACCAGAGTTGGTTGCATGGTCGACCAAGAATGTTGAAAGAAGTGCAGCAGCTCCTTTGTTAAAAGAAGGGTCTCTCTCATTGCATGTTGGTGGTATGGTTTTGTACTTTTCATGTAGTTTATTCAGGAACTTATGGATTAGGTCATACAGAGATTCGTGTTTTAAGTAATTTAATTGGATACGTCTCTGTTTGCTGATCACAACCAAATAACTTGCACCAAAGAGAGCATTAGGAGACATTCGAACCAAAGTAGTTTGTGTTCGTAGATGGTTGCTTAATCTTATTTCTTGTTTTGCTGCCTATCATGCCCCTCATTTGGACAAGTTTTATTGGGAGATTTTTTGAGTATGTTGACAAATAAGTGTTTTTTCGTGATGACTTTTGCATCATTGCAGACGGGAGGAAGGGTTGGCCAGAGCATGCACCATATGATGCTATTCACGTTGGAGCAGCTGCAGCTGATGTTCCACAGGATCTCATCGACCAGTTAAAGCCCGGGGGAAGGATGGTGATTCCAGTGGGAACTTTTTTCCAAGATCTCAAGGTTATAGACAAGAATTTGGATGGTTCAATAAGCGTTCGAAGTGAGACTTCCGTCCGTTATGTTCCACTGACTAGTCGGGAAGCACAGTTAAAGGGCACATAACGCCGTCATGTCGGGTGGTGATAGTCTTGGTTACCCATTTATAACTAGCTTCTGTTTCCTTTGCAGTTTCCTTTGCAGTTTCCTTTGATGCTTTGTACAGTTTTCACCTCTTGGCCTGTAAAGAATGAACAATCCAGATGATTTTGTATTTAATCTCCATGCAAATTCTCTCCCGTGGTTCCTCGATGATAACGAAGCTTTCAATGCACTTTCTTGTTTCTGCACCAAAATGTCAATAAGTTATGTTTTGCTACTAGATATTTGAGAAGATAAAAGTTTCATTTCGCTGTGTTTTGCCTGTGTTCAACAACCGTAATGGTATGTCCCAACGAGAATTTATCTATTCTTAATCTTAATCCCAACGTAAGAGATTGGGTATGTTGTATCTCATCTTCTGGAAAAAACAATACTGCAGCCCAGCGATGCCATAATTTTTACCGCCCCTAACCTAGAGAACTTCTAACCCCTTCCACCTATGCGAGTCGGGAGAGCAGATAGCAGCTGCATAATCTAGTACAATCAGCAAAGTTACTTATGCATTTATCATGTTAATAATCGTGAAATCACAAAGATATTTAAGGAAAGCAACCAGTGCACATCTAGGTTAAGGTAACGGCAAATCAGTACACCACAGATAGTTGATAGCAGTCAAAATTTTAATGCATTCAATCCTCCAATTCAGAATTTCCAAAGGGCAAgagccaaaaagaaagaagaagttccCATACCTATATATAAGCAATCAAGGAATAAAAACAAAGAAGTAGAGAGCTAAATCGAAGACGTCTAATGAAAATCTAACTACTCATAGCTGGCATGACTGCTATGTCAATCGAACAAATAAATGTATGATCAAATTCAGTATGTGTTGCGCCGAGGTCTTTCTTCAGCAGCATTAACCCTGATAGTCCTCCCATCCAGAGTCTGAAATACACCGAATGAGAAATTTTAGCTCCAAGATCAAAGATTTTGAAAGAAACCATATCTTAAAACAAGAATCCATCAATGAAAGTAACCACCAACCAAGCAACAAACTTTTCAACGTCTGTATTGCCAATAATACACATAGAGGGCATTTAGTCCGTGGACAAATCATCGAGAATCTAAATACTAAGACTATACTAAAGTGAATGATTATCATTGCATATTTGCAAGTCTTATCGAATAAGTTAATCGTATTAAATTTTGAGTACACTAATCCGGTTGTCCTCACTAAGAAGGGATCCACAATTTCTCATCTAAAGAAAATGAATCAGATATATAATATAGCTTTCCATTGGTAAAAGTTCCAGTGCTAAGGTGAATGGTGTGTGTAAGGCAAGCAACTCCTCTTTCCGAAACTTTAACACGTCAAACTTGTCTGATTAATCGTGTACGCCGCCAATTATTTAAATAAGTGGATAAAGACTATATGCAATGACTAACGGATGAATGAGTTAGAAATTTACGAAGTTTAAATTTGGTTTCATGATCAAATGTCCTCATATAGGACTCAAAATATAGGGATGTCAGAGATCAAGATTAATATCTAGTAACTTCGAGATTAATTTATTTTAGTTCAAAATTTAGATTGCAGTCACTTAATTTAAAAGAGAAAACCCCTTAAATTCTAAAGTGAAAAGGTTGATCTATCATAAAAATCTTGAAAAGGAATcaactttttctttttcagattaAAAGTTAAAGGTGTCAAAGCACTTAGAATCAAACTCATGGATGGACCACAACCCTTGGAGATGATCAACTACTATCAACTACATGTGTGCATATGTGCGTGCAACAATGAGAGTGTAATAATCTGTGTGCAAATCACCTGTCCGTCAAGGTTGGCGATTGCTTCACTCATTTCAGCTTCACTTGACATCGTCACAAAACCAAAGCCTCGTGACCGTCCAGACTCTCTGTCAAAAACCACCCGAGCACTTACGACTTTACCATGTTCACTGAAGACTTGCTCAAGGCGTGCATCATCAATGTCCCACGGGATGTTGCCAACATAGATTCTGTAAGTAGGCTGAAATGTTCGAGGTGCACGTTCTGGCCGTGATCCTCTTGGAGCAGCTTTGTTGACTGTCAATAGCCTTCCATTGAGATCCTACtcgaataaaaaaaaaattaaaaggagTTTCTAGAGATAGTCCAGTAATATGTCAAGGTGTCCATGTGTCACACATCATAAGCAAGAAATTACTGAATTGTATGATGGATCTCTTCTCAAGAGACTGTTCAAGGGCATAGCACATGACAAACATCAGATTTTCTATTACTCCAACTCGTCTTGAAGTGACCAGCATATTCAGTCAAAAACTACATGGAGAACTACCATTAAACTTCACATGGTTGTCCAGAGAAGCAACAGGGAGACCTGGATAGTAATGTCTAAGCATAGCTGAAAGATCATTACCATATTAGGCGTGGGACTCactgtcaaaaaaaaaaaatttaaaaaaaataggcgTGAGACTCTCAGTGCAAAGTTACCAGCATATGACACACAAGCTACTTAAATAGACACTGCCGTACACTAGAGTTGACCAACAGCATATCCAGCACTATAAACATAGTTCCTTTACTTCATACCTGGCAGGCTAGCAATTTTGAAAAGTATCCAAAAGATATACTTATAAGTTATCTAAGATATACAAGTTATCTATCAGAAAGAATTTTTTCACTCTCGGAAATCGTCATAAAATCTTACACTGCCAAATATCAGCAGGTGGATATAAACATCATCCTTTCTTTCGAAGACatctactacaacaacaacaacaacgacccagtataatcccacaagtggggtctggggagggtaatatgtacgcagaccttacccctaccccgaagggtagagagactgtttccaggagaccctcggctcaaaaaaacaataggagacgatatattagtaccataaaaaatgcgtaataaaaataacaacaataacaacaacaatatataagagatatggaatatgaaatacaggatacaaaatacgaaatacgaaataggtGGCTGGtataaaataagaaattcgaaGACATCTACTATTGCAAATAATTGTTTCGTTAACCTTTGCCCTGGATATTTAAGTTCCACAGAGATTTTATAAACAATTTGATAAAGTAAAAGAGCAATTTCTCACATTGTACATGATATTAGGAAATCTAAACAATTTAGACTTTAGAGGCAAAATGACTCTTGGAGCCTCCATTGAATTTACAAATACAAAATTAACCTAcatattggggagaggtgatcaggcaggacatggcgcgacttaggattactgaggatatggcccttgacagggaattgtggaggtcgagcattaaggttgtaggttaggggaaagttgtgaatatttctacagaacactagagtgagactagccagttaggagttagtctgaGGATGCTACTAGTCGtctactgatgcagggctttatctgCTGGTTATCACTATACcatccatctatttcgtatttcgtatttcatatttcgtatctcttatattgctgttattttattatgagtctattgatggtactaatatatcgtctcttgttgctttcttgagccgagggtctcctggaaacagcttcTCTGCCGGTAatgtctgcgtacatattaccctccccagaccccacttgtgggattatactgggtcgttgttgttgtaaaATTAACCTATATAGTTTCTCAAAAAGGGTGCGGCGGAGGTTCTTATCAGCATTTTTTAAGCACCAAGAAGAATAAAAATCTTGCAAATATAATAGAAACCATCTTCAAGCCCCACTTAATTGACAAAAAAATCCACATATTCAACAACTTTTCTTTAACATGCTTTCAAGCATTGCATTTGATAGTCAATCAAAGAATAAACTACAATCTCAATTCGCatcaaagaaaaaagaacaacCAGTGTAACTCACATATTGACTGTACAATTCCACAGCTTTGTCAGCTTCTTCCACAGTGCTCATCGTCACAAACCCAAATCCACGACTCCGATCAGTCTCCCTATTGTAAATAACCTGCAAAACCAAAATTCAGTTCCATCTGATACGTAAAGCTCAaatcttttttgtattttttaaaaaggTCAAAACTTGTCAATGAAATTAGCCCCATTGTTAAAGTTAGTTACCTCAGCAATCTCAACAACACCAGCCTGTTGGAAAAGTTGAGCAAGCCCCTCACTATCTATATCATATGGTAAATTCCCAACAAACAATTTAGCATCCTCCGAAGGTTCTTGGTATTCTTCAGTCTCCCCTGCCTCACCAACAAAGCTAGGAAAATCCCCACCTTGTTCTTGGTCATCAAGGACAAGGGTGTTGTCATCTTCAGATAATACAGAAACAAAAGTTGGGAATTGGGTAGTTCTCTTATTAAGGGATAATAAAGTGGGTAAAGAGGAAGAGAGTGAAATTGGTTTTAATTGGGTGGAGAGAAAAGGGTAGGAAGAAATGGATTTGGTGGTGGTGAAGAAAGGAGGGAGGGAGATAAGGCAGCCATTAGTTGCCATGGATAAAGGCTTGGTTAAGGGTTTGATTGCGCAAGACATTGGTGGTAAAGAGGGAGGATGAAGCAAAGGGTTTATGAGGGGGAAAGAGGATAAGGTGGAGTAGAGAGCAGAGGTTTTGTAGCCGGCTGATGGTCCGACTTTTTTTGATGATTTTACTAAGATTTTCCACAGTATGTACGCAGTAGGCCtttctttaaatttttattttatattaaattgtgaaaatagcacggactagccagttttcggacggataattgaaaaatagtaaaaatagtcattatttttctaaaacacagaaagttccagcataatatgctggattatggagctcctgcGTATAAACTTTgaacatattatgttggaactccagcacacggaaagttccagcataatatgatggaataTGGAGCTCCTGTGTATAAACtttcagtatattatattggaagtTTTCCGAATTTTAAGGGcgtttttgttcaaattttatctttacatgaaagtCGCTAAATTTCAATCACTTTTGAaattataacaacaacaacaataataataacataCCCAGCATTTATCCCACACCGTGAGGCctggggaaggtagtgtgtacgcagaccttacccctactttgtGAGGATAGAGACACTGTTTTCAATAGACCATCGGCTCAAGATAGTATAAGTACcacattaataaaaatataggcaAGAAGAGACAATATCAAAAAGtcatataaaagcagaataaaacaACAAAACAGTAAAGTGATCAGcaatgaaagaaaacaatggTTAGTCATAAAAATCTACTACCAACAGAAAATGAGATTGCGTGACAATACTAAAGTTATGAACACTCTACACTACTTCTACTACTCTAATTCTCGACTTCCATACTTTCCTATCAAGAGTTatgtcctcggtcagctgaagttgcgtcatgtcttgcctaatcacttctccccacctcttctttggcctacctctacctctccgtaGGCCCTCCAATATCAACCTCTCACGCCTCCTCACCGGGGCGTCTTTgctcctcctcctcacatgaccaaaccacaTAAGTcacgcttcccgcatcttgtcctcaatagaGGTCATCCCTACCTTATcgcgaataacctcatttctgatcttatctaacctggtgtgcccgtacatccatctcaacatcctcatctctgctaccttcacCTTTTGGACATGAGcaatcttgactggccaacactcaactccatacaacatcgttggtctgaccaccactttgtagaacttacccttaaatttcggtggcactttcttgtcacacaaaacaccgGAAGCGAGTCTCCAATTTTCAATTAccaatggaaatgaaatgggtACGCTGGACCCCACTTCATCCGATAAACTTCAGTTTCATTATCGGCGCCAGTTATGATGTCGTCGACGCCTACTCACTTCTAACACTAGCACTACTACTAAATATATCTCAAGCTGAGACTTACAGAGTATATACAGTCATTCTATATATACTTCCTCCGTTTTAATTTAGATGACACAGTTTTACTCGTCATATAATTTAATACTCCATTCATtgcaatttatgtgaacatgtttgatTGGGcacaaaaattaagaaaaaatgagattttttgaatttgtggtcctaaacaagttaaaaaggggcACAGAGTATTTGTATAGTTATAAAAGCTTCTGGTAGAATTGTAAgattaagctaaattgtttctaaatttagaaaggggtcattctttttaaaacggaccaaaaaggaaatatgttcacataaactggaacggaagGAGTAATAAACGGACcaattataaatctggctatttccGGTCTTTTCCCTATTAAATTTTACACTCTATACCGTTTAATAACGGGAAAATGACACTGCATAgctgctctcaaaataatagccgaaaaaaaaatatttttgtatatatacattatgtatgttatatacaaaaattatataaattttatacacttttcgGCTAGtgaatgtaaatagtttctgacgtgggctaaaagtgataatatccGTTTAATAACAATATTGTCGTAAGCAATTTGATGGGGTACGGGATTTGTTTATTCAGTTATTAAGTGTTAGTGAGTATCAGCTTCCAAATAATTACATTCAAAAACTACTTTTTAGTTATGAATTATTAATTTGTGAGTTGTAATTTCCTGATTTATTAACTTGTTAGGAACCCATAATGCTGGATTTGTATTTTGCGATTATGAATTATACCTATAAGACTAAAAGTTTTTTATTGATTATCTAAATTTTGGTTGCATCTTAACAAAAAAATTAACAATGTAAAAAGTAGACATTAAAGGGGCGGAGCTAAGTGGGCAGAAGGGGTTGAGCGGAATTGCGCAAGGAGAATCAAGAAAAATGAATCAATAGAGAAAATGGGAAGAGGCTCGCTCTTCTAACTTCTAAAGAGGCAATCATATCTTATTTTTATCCTTTTCCAAGAGAAAGTCAAGGTTCAACTTAATGCAACAGGTTGAATCATTGAACAAAATGATTCAGCATTTGAGCTGCAGCGTTGAAATGTTTTCGAGGGAAACATACAGCATTAAGATCTGTCACAAGGTGAATCAAGAACCTCGAAAAGAACATAGTAAGAAATTGGATTGTATTGACATCGGTGAAACGATTACAAAAGAGCTTATAATAAAATGCTGCTAACATGATCTGCTTACATACAGTCAACTGAATTGGCTAAACTGCAAATAAATAACTAGCTAAACTGGCATAGAAAGTTAGAAACCAAATCCAGTAGCCAATCCATCACAAGGATGAAAATGTGCAGTATTTCTCTTAACATAATAACAAGATCATTTCCAGGACTAAACTAGAGAAGCTGCAGTCAAATCACATTCCCTTTGTCAACCTCCTAAAACTTCTCTCTGCTACTGTGTGGAAAAGCTCTTCAGTTTCTTCACGTACGAGAGGACATTAACTTAGTAGACTAGTTTAATATCTCGCACATGGCAATCCCCCTCGAGGTTTATCACCAATAATCCATTTTCTGCATTGTAAGTGAAATCATTCTCTTTCATGTCCACTTTACATGAACTTGGTTTTGAGCTTGAATATGCTCCAAACTGACCGCATCCTCTTGCTTTCACGTTTATTGAGCGATCTGGAAGATCATCGGAACTGTACATTACATCCTCAATCGCTCCTCCTGAGTTATACATTTCAATCAGACCAATTGGAGCAAATTCAATATTTTCACCCAAGACCTGTTGGTATATAAACATTCAAATATTTCATGTCAGAGCTGCTTTAGAAACAGTGAGCAATAAGAAACAAAAAAAGTGGCTTTATCAATTACCTTGATTGGTGAGATAGTAAATATTTCACATTTTAGAACACCCAACGACACTTCAATTCTTTTTCTGTTTCGTACTTTGCATAGagatcctgaaaatcaaaatagcCTGAGCATTAGCATTTGTGTTTTGCCAAGCAGTTTACACGGCGAATGAGGCACTTACCCGAATTGAACGCATATACTGCACAGTTTTCGCTCCAGTTTTGTCCTGCAATTTCTTCAAAGAATTCAACATCAATAGGGCTAACATGGCCAGTGATTGGGTTTTCTGCTGCTGTTGAGTTAGGTACATTTGGAGCTGCTTCTTTCAGTCGCCAACTTCCAGCTCCTTGGCAGTTGAAAACACCTATTACCCCAGTACGCTTATTCAAAATCCAAATCTTAAGCAGGCTGTTAATTGGTCAAAAAGATTGGTTTTTGTGTTAGATAAGCTTGATCAAGGTTTTGTCTTTGTTTAACTAGATCAATGGATGTAATTAACAATATGAGATTTACCTTTTCCCATCCATGACTGGATCAACAAATAAGCTATCTCGAGTTGGTCGACCAGCATATCTTGCTCTTAAGATGGATCCATCAGGTAAAACTAGTTTCTTGAGTATGTTGAAGTCATGTTTCCCTGGCTTGTCACTGAAATTTAATAGAGTCGATATATCAAAAGTTAAATGAAGTGCATTAGGCCTTTTAATTTTCTTGTCCTCGACATCTTAATGAGAACCatacaagtgacttacctcacaTAAACTGCACAACCACCTAATGCTCTTGCTGCACCATGGAACTCAGTAGTGTTGTGATTGCTCTACAACAAGAAAGAGCGAGTATTAGCATTTCAGAGAACTCTACTTCAAATTTTATAAATTCCAGCTGTAGATGACGTAAATGATATTAACACGGGAATTTTTACGTGGAACATGTCCCAGTCTGGCACTAGTATTTCCCCAAGTAGAAGGCTGTTATAAGCCACTGTCGCAACATGTAAGGTCTGGAAAGTTGGCTCATTAGGCATGAAATCTTCTGATGCTCTAGCTGTTGCACTCTTCTTTGAACTGAAAAATACACCAACACATTCAAGACATAATTTGGTGCTGATGAAATTTGAAACTGAGACAGGTCGGGTAGAAGGTAAACCTGTAAATAGAGTCTGAATTATGAGACATGCAACAAATCAGGTTATTGTCTTTGAAGTTCTTCTCAATAGATTCATCAAGAGCTTCATGATACTTCTTGGTCAGTGATACTCGTCAGCCAAATCCAGAACCCAATGTTTCTATCAAGTTTTGGACATCAACCTTGACGCCATCAACTCCACAACTAGCAAGATAACGGTGGAGATCATTATAGAAATCATAGATTTTTTGAGGATCTATTACTCCAACTCCATATTTCTCTAAGCTGTCCAAGGCAATATCTCTAATATTTCCCAAGTTTCCAGGGGATTGAACAGGATATACTATCTTGGGATTGTACTTCTTCAGAGTTTCAGATGTAGGAAGAACTCCTCCCCAGTAACCAGCTAAAGCATGCCACATATAGACGTATCTGCATTAATCAGTAACTTCAAATGTTAGAAATCAGAAGACTAACAAGAACTAAAATTACATTCGCTTCTAAATCTTACTTCAGGCCATATTTCTGTTTGATGGTATCAACGAGCTCTTTGAGATTTGTGCACAAGCCATCTGACTCTAAGCTCTTGAATTTGCTGTTTTCCTTAATATCAGCTAATCTAGTGGCAAACCTGTATTAGTGAAAATTAGACTCGCCATGTGGGTCTATTAAATGGCGAAACGTGTCAgtaaagtttgaaaaaaaaagcgaagaatgacatgtaaagatgataCGTGAAACACCCCTGGGACCGAACATACTCATGTCGTGCCTGTTAGCCCCGAAATTGATCATCATGAAATAGCCCAGATCAGGCGCgggagaatatctcataattacaaatgaggaaggaataaattaatcccgaattatatgggatttaccatcattacaccatcagttacaaatcaattattaataaatgcaataaatgattgtaacggtcagaacaaggcaatcaattacgagattgactcaacaggcacgagatttactcaacaggcacgagattgactcaacaggcacaggattgactcaacaggcacgcgATTGATTCATTAAttacggaattaactcatcagttatggaactaactcatcagttatggaattaactcatcagttacagAATTCTAGCATTTACACAGCtgttacaagtcttccaaaaataatggatggattgagtaaatgctcataatggacccataatccaaggagactagttacttagatttagccctataaatagacataTTTTTACCCCCATCAGGggaatctaattttcttctctacaattctatacattgtaattcatagcatcttgctcccaagttagccatagttcggcccttcaagctttgttcggctcattatcctatcaaggatcattcaataagaattctttcttctctgttt
This sequence is a window from Nicotiana sylvestris chromosome 3, ASM39365v2, whole genome shotgun sequence. Protein-coding genes within it:
- the LOC104242581 gene encoding probable galactinol--sucrose galactosyltransferase 2 isoform X4 → MSHNSDSIYSSKKSATARASEDFMPNEPTFQTLHVATVAYNSLLLGEILVPDWDMFHSNHNTTEFHGAARALGGCAVYVSDKPGKHDFNILKKLVLPDGSILRARYAGRPTRDSLFVDPVMDGKSLLKIWILNKRTGVIGVFNCQGAGSWRLKEAAPNVPNSTAAENPITGHVSPIDVEFFEEIAGQNWSENCAVYAFNSGSLCKVRNRKRIEVSLGVLKCEIFTISPIKVLGENIEFAPIGLIEMYNSGGAIEDVMYSSDDLPDRSINVKARGCGQFGAYSSSKPSSCKVDMKENDFTYNAENGLLVINLEGDCHVRDIKLVY
- the LOC104242584 gene encoding protein-L-isoaspartate O-methyltransferase 1-like; protein product: MRAKLKDGEVARVEIMPSSISLLHSVSAIAYGFRYRAPLKHTCLFYTHQLHTLQPPNVPLFSSSFCRVPNPNFFTGNSLFSRMEHFLSGSGINRNKGMIEQLQRYGVIKSKKVTEIMETVDRGLFVPEGTPAYIDSPMSIGYNATISAPHMHAMCLELLEDRLQPGMHALDVGSGTGYLTACFALMVGPQGRAVGVEHIPELVAWSTKNVERSAAAPLLKEGSLSLHVGDGRKGWPEHAPYDAIHVGAAAADVPQDLIDQLKPGGRMVIPVGTFFQDLKVIDKNLDGSISVRSETSVRYVPLTSREAQLKGT
- the LOC104242583 gene encoding 28 kDa ribonucleoprotein, chloroplastic; the protein is MSCAIKPLTKPLSMATNGCLISLPPFFTTTKSISSYPFLSTQLKPISLSSSLPTLLSLNKRTTQFPTFVSVLSEDDNTLVLDDQEQGGDFPSFVGEAGETEEYQEPSEDAKLFVGNLPYDIDSEGLAQLFQQAGVVEIAEVIYNRETDRSRGFGFVTMSTVEEADKAVELYSQYDLNGRLLTVNKAAPRGSRPERAPRTFQPTYRIYVGNIPWDIDDARLEQVFSEHGKVVSARVVFDRESGRSRGFGFVTMSSEAEMSEAIANLDGQTLDGRTIRVNAAEERPRRNTY